ATGCCTCACCTCCAGAACACCAAACGTCGCCAGCAGTGACCCCATAACATCTCCGTACGCCTTGTCCAGCTTGTTGTAGTCTCAAAATAATCAAATAGTCACCGGCTTGATTTTCCTGCCATGTAATAAATCAAGGCATCCCGTACACATAACTTGTAAAGCAACGTAGCACCAAAGACTCAGATGGCCCGTTGTGTCCTACCCAAAGACAACTGTCACACCCATGTCTTGGCTAACCCTTCTCCACAAATCATTCTTTTGCTTGCCAATGTGCACaagctcatcctcgtcatcctcggcatcttcgccGCTGTCTGCTCGTCTCCAGACCTCTTCCACTATGCATCTTGCTCGCTCGATATTAGTCATGCCTTGCCGCCGGTTTATAGCCACAAATGTCTGTCTGGAGAGCTCTCGGTCGTCTGCGTCAATGGCCTCACACGAGGCCACAAACAACGGCCAGAGCAAAGCCCCCATGGGACCTTGATTCCTCACTGTTTCCATACAATGAGTGAGACTGATGTGAGTGTGGCGTTGTACCACGGTATGGCGCCGAGAGCAACCGTAGATGGTACGGTAAAGGTAGACGAACCCGGAGTGTCGATATGCCATGGCGCTGTTCAAAATGCTCTGCATTTGCTTTTTCGCTGGCACCCCAGCCATGATGGGATTATCTGTATCCTTGGGCAGGGATTCGTCCGGGGAAGGCACCCATTCCTGCAGAGCAAACTCCACCGCAGAAGCCGTAGTCTCAAATTCCATTCGCAGCTTTGCCGTCTCTGAATCATCACCCCCGAGCTCGGCTTCGAGGAGCTGCCGTTTCAGGCCACCTAGAGTAGAGAGCCGGTAGATGATGGGCCATAGAGAAGTGGCCATTCCCAGTAGCGTGTCGACGTTCCCTGCAGGCACAGTAGCGCCGCGACAGTCAACCGAGGGGAACGGAGCGAAATTTTCACAGTCTGGTGTAGGTAGAATGGGTGTGGAGTTGAATGATAATGCTGTTATCACATCATAGAATCGGAATGCCTGTTTGCAGAGGGTTGCCTTGGTTAGCTGGGGAAACAAGTGACGAGCGGTTTGTCGCAAGGAACTCACCCGTTCCAAGAAAACGGCAGTTGGGTCAGCCAACGCTTGGGTGCTGCCCATGATCGCCATGGCGCCTTTTAGGTGACCATCGACAATATTTGAACGTCCGCGTTGAACCAACTATGGCGCCATTAGTATCAGAACGATGGCTATCAAACAATGGGATGGCGCGTGTAGCTCACCACTTCGTAGTATATCAAGAGGATGATGGCAGCCAGCAGCTCATTTCTATTCGCATCACACCCCTTTGCTATCAGAGCAGCTAATCCATTGATTGCTTTGTTGTGGAAATAAACACTCCGCTCGCTGTTGTGTACGCCTCGGTGCTCCAGATGGGCTGAAGCCAGGGCAAAGATGGAGTTTGAGACCGCTGTGCTCTTCTGAGATAGTGGCAAAACAAGCCGTTGGAACGGGTTGCCCTCATCTTCGCGCAAAACGATGAGATGGGAGAGAACATTAGTGAAGTGGTCAACCAAAGCTCGTCTGTTAGCCTGATCGGAGAATTCGGCAAAGGCAGGTATAATGAACTCTATGGTAGGAGATCCAACCGACATAGGACCAACCACGGCGAGAGATGTGTTTTGTGATGCAGTATCTGGAGGGGCCGTTTCATCGATGGGAGGGTTGTGGTTGCTGTCATCGGCGCCATCACcgtcgccttcgccttcttgCTTCGCAGGGGCATCAGGTGTGATAAAGTCAAAACCATCGGCGTCTAGGCAGGCATCTTGCGCTCTGGTATCGGCGGCCCAAGACGTGAATATTTCATCCAAGACATCTTGGTTGCAGTCGGCAGCCGAAGCAGGTTGTTGCATATGTTCGTCCAGCGCAAAGTTTTCATCAAATCCAATGTCTGAGCACCAAAGAGGAGCCTCCCATTGCCCCAAGTTCAACCGTTTCTGGGCAGCTCGAGATAACGTATGGTGCTCCAGGGCCGTCGATATTTCGGCCAAGGAAGAATCGTCGAAAGAGTCTAGCCTGCGGCGCTGGCGAGGCTTGATGGGCTCATATACACAGCTCTGGCCGTGGTCTTGGCAGCGACTGCATATGGGCCTGATTTCATcgcacttcttcttctatcgTGCAGGTGTTAGACGTGCATAGAAGTGGAATCTGCAATAAGACGAATCATGTTACCTTTTCTTTGCTACACATCAGAAAAAAGCCTGTGTTAGTCGGTCGAAATTCTCTACAGCGAAATAGGAACAAGAAACAACATACCAATAATTACACCCTTCAAGTTTAGCGACGGGAGCGATTAgcatattttcttttcccgGTGTCGCGCAGCGCAAGAAATGTGTCTGAGGATCAGCTTACCAGCTCTAGAACGGCGCTTTGGCACTTTTGGCGGAGCAAGCCGAGTATACAGCAGCATCTCTGCGACGTTCCTGAGAGATTACTCCAAATTCTTTGGTGGTTCTTAAAACTTGGCGCGGGAGAGGATTGGTGTGGCAAGATTCCTCAGTAGCCCATCATCCACTGGTACGGGTCTATGATTTGCAACGGCGCCCCAGAGAAAGCCTTTGCCCCGGCTAGCGCTTGAGAAGTAAGGGTACTGATTTTGGCGATAGAGAGAACAAGAGACACCTAATCGTTGGCCGCGTTGGCATTACCGCCAAAGCAGTGCCCGGGCCGCGTGCGGTGGTGACAAGGAACGGGCTGCCCCCAAGGCGGATAATTTGGAGAGCGAGACAGCGCGGAGAGCGTCAAAGGGGATAGCGGCGCAGAGGATTGATGAATGAGCAGATGGAGCGAGCTGAGAACACAGAGCGGGCGAAGAGAAGATAAttagatgatgaaaagagaggTCAGCAGATTTGAGGCCGGCTTGGACATGGAGGTTTAGCCGTTTCTCCAGACCCTTCCACAGTGTCCCACTTTCGCCTCAGTTAACAGTTACCTCACGTCACGCATCCTCGCACCACGATGCTTGTTGGACTCGGCCGGCTCAAGCCACGCTTAAGGCACCAGGCCCTTGGAAGGTTGCTAGCCGGTTGGAGGCGAAAAAGGTGGAGGCACTATGCGGGGTTGGCACGAGCAGGCTTGAAGATCGCTGTTTTAACGCAGCACTGGGTGTGCCCATCAGCTGCAAGGCGGTATGGATATCCGAGCTGGCTGTGGATAGGGAGGGAGACTGCGAGGGCGAAGGAGGGCGAAGGAGATGGAAGGCCTTGGTGAATGAGAGCCATCCATCATCGTCTGGTCTTGTGCTATATCGTCAGCTGAGAATCCGGAGACCTTCGTGATGTCTGCTCGGGAGAAACCTGGGGTGCAAGCCAGGACTCTTCGTATTGGCCATTTCTCCGCAGCAGCGACGGAGATTTGACCGATTTCGGGCTGATTGGTCACGGCCTTTTGGAGACAGAGCGAACAACCCCTGACATGCGCTTGGGAGAAGCAAGAATTTTGAGTCAGGCCAGCCATGCGCGTGTTGGAGCGGGGGAGACGGGCTGGCTAGCGCTTGAAGAATTTCTCCACGTTTTCGCGCCAAATCTACCGAAGGCCTGGAAGGAATCCTTCGATATGATGCGACGGAGGATGGACGGGGATTGCCATTGCCTGCAGCCGAGTAATTGTTAGCCTGTCTGTGCCTTTGCTGAGACGAGAAGGTAGCAGTAAAAGTGGCAGAACCAGCAGTAGCAACACTAACTTCGGCATTCGCAAAAAGGATGGAATTCCGTAgctcgtacgagtagccCGTTGACGAGGCTGTCCACAAATCTTGCCGCACGTCAAATGTCAATGCCAGAGTCTGAGTGGCTCTCCGTCATCCTGACCTGCATGCGATATCGACAGCGGCGGGCCGGGCCTCTCTCCGAGATCTGTCGTCTCAGCAAGACGTTTGTTTTGCCCTTTGCGATCGCGTGATGAGGGCGATCGCTTCCACAAGCAGAAtattttgttcttctcgcTTTTGACTCCGTTGTCGCGTCATGTCACAGGCAAAGTTGTAAGAACTCGGTTtcggcatctccaaatcaCAGACCAATGAGaatgattctttttttgagCAGTTATAAGGTCGGCTCTCGCATTGATCCCTGAAATACCGATGGATGCGACTTTTCTGTGGCTCTGGTTGGGCAAAATGGCACCTTGTGTTGGGTCGctgtttttttgttcttgctGTGCATCATTGTCGCCTGATTAGATAATGCCACCTTATCAGAGACAGCGATGCACCTCAGTGATTAGGCACCTGCCCAGGTATAGAGCTGTGTCTTTCACTCAGCTATCAAATAGATTCTGTTTCTCGAATTTCTACCAAGAGATCATTCATCATCCAATCATCTATCATCGTTCATCAATACCTAGGCCTACTCAGTAACAACCGGGGCACTCTGGGCGAGCCTTCATGATTGAtggcttctctttcttcctctctgcttACAATCTGACGGCATCCTCGGAGAGGCTTTTCCAATGCCCAGTTGTATCAGCCGCAACGCTCCTCCATCGTGAAGCCAATCGAGACCGGCCGGCAGAAAGGCAAGGCTTCGGGCACTGACTCTTCGGATCATGATCTAAATTTGGCTCACAAGAAGGTGGGTTGCTCTGCCGCAGCGTCGTATTATTGGCGGCCTTGTGCCATCAACAGCCAGTCGGGTGGGCGGAGAAGATGTCCAACATCAccagagatggaggctgccattggcacATCAGCCGAGTGCCACGCGAACTCCTCTGGGGCAGCCAATGGCGATGAGCGTAAAGTGCAAGGGTCGAATGGCTACTGCTCCCACACTGCAGGACTCAGCACCGAGGCTGAGGTCTGCAATGAAACCATCCATGATTGCCATACTAAAGCGTTTTGCTTCCACACATTCTCGAACTCTCGCCTGTTGGTGGAATCCAGCGGGAATCTCCACTGCCGGCCCGCGCGTTCGGCGGTAATGCAATGGATCTTCGATCGAGGGCGCTTACTGCGTCCAATATACAGCCTCGATATGTTCAGCCTCGTATCAGTCAGTCGCGGTGACATGACAAGAGCATTTAATCGCCGGCCCCCTCGTTGCTTTCGGGTGGGCCATCAGCAAACAAAGACATTTACGACCAACGTCAAAAGACTCACAAGTACGCTCAACCAGAAATAACACACAAGGTGACGACTTGCTGTACTCTTAAGCCGCGCTATCGAAGAGCCTTGTCTATTGGGGCAAGTATCTACAACTTatatcaccatcttcaaccacTCTTCTTATCCCGGATGATCAACCAAATCTCACTCTTCCTATCCAAGTTGGCCTGCTACAGGTCATCCTCTGCAGCTTCCACTGGCCATGATGTTTGTGTCTGCGTCTACGACATACGGGTTAACCCTGTCTGCGGCACTCTATGCCTCAGCAGTGGACGCATTGGCTTTCAGACGATATGATGGTATCCATCGCACGGCCAAGTCGCCACAGATTACACAGCCTACCATGCTATTGCAGCGGAAAGGTGATGTCTGCGGCGCTGGCATGAAGCTATGCCCGGCAAATTTGGGTGGAAACTGTTGCCCAGAAAACTATGCTTGCGCAATAGATGGTTGCTActcaacaacaactaccACAAGCACTTCATCTGTACCATCGCACACATACTCATGCCCAACCAGCCAGTACCTCTGCCCATCATCTGTCGGCTATGGGTGTTGTCCCAATGGGATGGGCTGTGGCGTTAGTCGATGCTACTCTACTCAGCCAATCACCACAACAGTGACGACGGCcattacgagtacagcaaGCGGCACAATAACCACACTCACGACAACTGCGATCATCGTCAGGAGTCCAAGTGTCCCTACCAGCTTGGGCACGTTGGATGATCGCAccaacgatgatgatgacatccAAACAACTGACTCATCAGCCACTACTGTCCCAAAGTATACGCCACCAGCAGAGACGGACAGGAGTGATGACCAAGATAATAGCAGTCTCTCCACGACACAGCTAGGAGGCATCATTGGAGGAGCTGTTGCACTTCTTGCGTTGGTGGtcgctgcggctgctgttcTGATTCGCCATATTGATAGGCTGGGCAGCCAGATGTCGCGAAAGTCCAGTTCGTCCAAAAGTAGCTCAGCAACAAAGCAGACGAGTGTGTCGAGTTATGAAAGCGGAAGTTCCCGAACAGATTCTACGCGCGAGTCATTACGGCGTTCACGAGCTCGTCGAAAGCCTCGGTCCAGATCTACAGTCCGCCGTAATCGTCAACGGCGCAATGGTCTGATCGCAACGAGGTCCGGCAATTTTATGACTGAAAGATCGCTGGGGAGGCAAGATTCTGCTGACATTTCCCTCGAAGTTTTGACTCGAACGGTCAACTGCGGTGGTGCGGTGGTATCAGATACAAGACACGGCTATGTCGTATCGCCCACGCCTATCAACGATGTGTCACCAAGATTACTCAGTTCTCCATCGCCTATTAGCGATACGGAACTCGAGGCAAGTTCGCTCGCACAAGAATTAGCCGGGATATCGACGGCGTCTACTCTGGCAGCGGATCTACTCATACATTACCCGCAAGACATTCCCCCGAGCGACCTCCCGAGGGTAGCCATGAGACCACCGCTTGCATACCAATGGATGAGAAGCATAGGGTTGCTCAGGCAGTCGGAGAACACTTCTCCTGATGAGTACTGCatcgacgatgaagaatggcACGGATTCTATGGGTCCCGAGACCACATGGCAGGTCGAACAGGACTTGGTATCTACACGCAAATTCGTGGAGGTGGACACAGACAGTATCGATAATTACAAGGCGACGAAAAGGAATTGTAGCATATGCGATTTCATTAACAAAACTGCCAAGACGTGGGTTTTCTCCAAGATAGAGAGGAGGGCTAATAGTTGTTTTTTCAGCACTGCATGGTATATGGCGTTATTCTAGCATCAGT
The sequence above is drawn from the Trichoderma breve strain T069 chromosome 5, whole genome shotgun sequence genome and encodes:
- a CDS encoding fungal specific transcription factor domain-containing protein is translated as MLLYTRLAPPKVPKRRSRAGCNYCKEKKKKCDEIRPICSRCQDHGQSCVYEPIKPRQRRRLDSFDDSSLAEISTALEHHTLSRAAQKRLNLGQWEAPLWCSDIGFDENFALDEHMQQPASAADCNQDVLDEIFTSWAADTRAQDACLDADGFDFITPDAPAKQEGEGDGDGADDSNHNPPIDETAPPDTASQNTSLAVVGPMSVGSPTIEFIIPAFAEFSDQANRRALVDHFTNVLSHLIVLREDEGNPFQRLVLPLSQKSTAVSNSIFALASAHLEHRGVHNSERSVYFHNKAINGLAALIAKGCDANRNELLAAIILLIYYEVLVQRGRSNIVDGHLKGAMAIMGSTQALADPTAVFLERAFRFYDVITALSFNSTPILPTPDCENFAPFPSVDCRGATVPAGNVDTLLGMATSLWPIIYRLSTLGGLKRQLLEAELGGDDSETAKLRMEFETTASAVEFALQEWVPSPDESLPKDTDNPIMAGVPAKKQMQSILNSAMAYRHSGFVYLYRTIYGCSRRHTVVQRHTHISLTHCMETVRNQGPMGALLWPLFVASCEAIDADDRELSRQTFVAINRRQGMTNIERARCIVEEVWRRADSGEDAEDDEDELVHIGKQKNDLWRRVSQDMGVTVVFG